The sequence CCAGAAGACCGTCCAGTCGCTCGTCAATCGGGACGCGGATCGGATCAAAAACCTTGAGCCTCGACATCGACCGATGGCTCGGGTTGATCAGGTAATTCGACTGTTGCGGGATCACGACGGACGGGACTCGCAGTACGAGTGACACGCCGCTCTCGATCCACGCATCGCCGACGTGCCGAGTCGCCGAGACCGGAGGTATCGAATCCCAATCCTCCGGCAAATCCGCAATATCTACGACCGTCACGTGCCTCGAATCAAACTCAGCACGGATGCAGACCTGATTCCGGAGACGCTCCCGCTTGTTCACTCGGACCAGCGTCTCGAGCAGCGCGAGCGAAAGGGAGTCGGACGTGTAGACCACCTTCGTGCCGCGACTGTTGAATCGGCCGCCGGTGATCTCGGCCCCTACTCCGTCGAACGCGGACACAGCGTAGCGGCGGTCTACAATTCGCCAAACGGAAATGCGTGACAAATCAGAACCCGAGGTTTAGACCGCAACACCGTGGCGAATCTGTTCAAGCAAACGCTCAACGATGGCGGCGCCAGGTTCTGACTTCGCCAGATCCAGCGGGGTCCTTTCCGCCAGGGCGAAGTTGGCTTCCTTCATCCAATCGCGCGCGTCGTCCTCACTACCGAGAACATCCGTAGCGAGTTCAATCAGTTTGAGAATCCGATAGACGCGCTCGGATTCATCCGGTGGAAGCCTGTCCTGCGACTTGCGACGGTTCAGTGTTCTTGGCGACATCTGCAGGACAACCGACAACTCTCGAACCGTCAGGTCGAGTGAGGTGCGAATGTCGTCCAGTCTCCCGGTCTCAAAGCCGTCGTCTATTCGTGCGGCTGCCTCCCAGTCACCGAGTTCTCGATATCGGATCGG comes from Rhodothermales bacterium and encodes:
- a CDS encoding DUF2384 domain-containing protein, with the protein product MNKKANRGGKGSGDLSRRPAANAGTTKGKQSRTAPTPRKRTATRRPIRYRELGDWEAAARIDDGFETGRLDDIRTSLDLTVRELSVVLQMSPRTLNRRKSQDRLPPDESERVYRILKLIELATDVLGSEDDARDWMKEANFALAERTPLDLAKSEPGAAIVERLLEQIRHGVAV
- a CDS encoding RES family NAD+ phosphorylase, producing the protein MSRISVWRIVDRRYAVSAFDGVGAEITGGRFNSRGTKVVYTSDSLSLALLETLVRVNKRERLRNQVCIRAEFDSRHVTVVDIADLPEDWDSIPPVSATRHVGDAWIESGVSLVLRVPSVVIPQQSNYLINPSHRSMSRLKVFDPIRVPIDERLDGLL